Proteins from a single region of Aerococcus viridans:
- the murC gene encoding UDP-N-acetylmuramate--L-alanine ligase, with the protein MNKELTYHFTGIKGSGMSALALILHNMGYKVQGSDQETYFFTQHGLEKAGIELLPFNADNIQEGMFIICGNAFGDDHPEVVRAKELGLDVMRYHFFLGELIKDYTSVAITGSHGKTSTTGLMAHVMRGLHPTNFLIGDGTGAGQEDAEYFVLEADEYRKHFLAYHPDYAIFTNIDFDHPDYYENIDQVFAANTTFAHQVKKKVIAYGGDAYLRQFADHSDIDVWYYGFEGGDNHIVASNVDLATDGSHFDVHVMGEFYGHFDIPTFGEHNVMNALSVIGFCYLENFPADRVAEELRTFGGVKRRFSEKKIGDMTLIDDYAHHPSEIKATINAARQKYPNKKIVSVFQPHTFSRTIALMDEFAGALDLSDDVFLCEIFASAREKDNKQVSVSDLANKVTKSVQVLPLENVSPLLDYDDAVMIFMGAGDIMKFAYAYEDLLADSQSTIH; encoded by the coding sequence ATGAATAAAGAATTAACGTATCACTTCACAGGGATCAAAGGGTCAGGTATGAGTGCCTTAGCCCTAATCTTGCATAACATGGGCTACAAGGTTCAAGGTTCAGACCAAGAAACTTACTTCTTTACCCAACATGGTTTAGAGAAAGCAGGTATTGAATTACTACCTTTTAACGCTGACAACATCCAAGAAGGTATGTTTATCATTTGCGGGAACGCTTTTGGCGATGACCATCCTGAAGTTGTCCGTGCGAAAGAATTAGGTCTTGACGTGATGCGCTACCATTTCTTCCTTGGTGAATTAATCAAAGACTACACTAGTGTAGCGATTACTGGTTCTCACGGGAAAACTTCTACCACTGGTTTGATGGCACACGTGATGCGTGGTTTACATCCAACAAACTTCCTAATCGGTGATGGTACTGGTGCTGGTCAAGAAGACGCTGAATACTTTGTATTAGAAGCGGACGAATACCGTAAACATTTCTTAGCTTACCACCCAGACTACGCGATTTTTACTAATATCGATTTTGACCACCCTGACTACTATGAAAACATTGATCAAGTATTTGCAGCGAATACAACTTTCGCCCACCAAGTGAAGAAAAAAGTGATTGCATACGGTGGCGATGCTTACTTACGTCAATTTGCTGACCATTCTGACATAGATGTTTGGTACTACGGGTTTGAAGGTGGTGACAACCATATTGTGGCTTCAAATGTTGATCTAGCTACTGATGGGTCTCATTTTGATGTGCATGTAATGGGTGAATTCTATGGTCATTTTGACATTCCAACATTCGGTGAACATAATGTGATGAATGCCTTATCTGTCATTGGTTTCTGCTACCTCGAAAACTTCCCAGCAGACCGTGTTGCGGAAGAATTACGTACTTTTGGTGGGGTTAAACGTCGTTTCTCTGAGAAGAAAATTGGCGATATGACTTTAATTGATGACTATGCTCACCATCCATCAGAAATTAAAGCGACGATTAATGCTGCCCGGCAAAAATACCCGAACAAGAAGATTGTTTCTGTCTTCCAACCACATACCTTCAGCCGTACCATTGCATTAATGGACGAATTTGCGGGTGCTTTGGACTTGTCAGATGACGTGTTCTTATGCGAAATTTTTGCCTCTGCGCGTGAGAAGGACAATAAGCAAGTATCTGTTTCTGACCTAGCTAACAAGGTAACAAAATCTGTGCAAGTATTACCATTGGAAAATGTATCACCATTATTAGACTATGATGATGCAGTCATGATCTTTATGGGTGCTGGCGATATCATGAAATTCGCTTATGCTTATGAAGACCTATTGGCAGACAGCCAATCTACTATCCACTAG
- the ytpR gene encoding YtpR family tRNA-binding protein yields the protein MWISIYNRDGVGDVIMFSKGTLTRDRIATSTVGDVTRIFNNETKETMGYNIQNISKMIQIEGKGRVHLSQTQLDLINQSLYEQDFDTIPFNDNPRLVVAEVLEVKDLEGSDHLHITQTKIGSEEVVQIVCGAPNVREGMFVVAALPGAVMPNGQVIWEGELRGVSSYGMLTSAYELGVDPEHVRKGILEIKNDVPVGTSFDKINSEHFVEA from the coding sequence ATGTGGATTAGTATATATAATCGAGATGGCGTCGGTGACGTTATCATGTTTTCCAAAGGGACATTAACGAGAGATCGTATTGCGACTTCAACAGTTGGAGATGTGACGCGTATTTTCAATAATGAAACGAAAGAAACAATGGGTTACAACATCCAAAATATTTCTAAGATGATTCAAATCGAAGGAAAGGGACGTGTTCATTTAAGTCAAACACAGTTAGACTTAATCAACCAATCCTTATATGAACAAGATTTTGATACTATTCCTTTCAATGATAATCCGCGTTTAGTTGTGGCTGAAGTTTTAGAAGTGAAGGATTTAGAAGGTTCTGACCACTTGCATATTACGCAAACCAAAATTGGTTCAGAAGAGGTTGTTCAAATCGTTTGTGGTGCGCCAAATGTCCGCGAAGGGATGTTTGTAGTGGCGGCTTTACCAGGTGCTGTAATGCCAAATGGTCAAGTGATTTGGGAAGGTGAACTGCGTGGTGTTTCAAGCTACGGTATGTTAACTTCTGCATATGAATTAGGTGTCGACCCTGAACATGTACGAAAAGGTATCCTTGAAATCAAAAATGACGTGCCAGTTGGGACATCATTTGATAAAATTAATAGTGAACATTTCGTTGAAGCTTAG